A single region of the Brassica rapa cultivar Chiifu-401-42 chromosome A03, CAAS_Brap_v3.01, whole genome shotgun sequence genome encodes:
- the LOC103859992 gene encoding putative cysteine-rich repeat secretory protein 5 isoform X1, giving the protein MTRIITHFAIVLVCFFLLSLQTMSQSVEITYGCNQTSTTFNNSSAYRSNLETVLSTLRDRSSLGSYANTTAGLSPNTVYGMFLCRGDINRASCSNCVRSATSNVDETCNSDKGNFIFYDECIVRYSNFSFFTLFEDGPAFGRFSMLSSSEYPEIFNQTLSGILNELILRASSSSSSPIPYFVEDQEHVTQLESSYDLKAIVQCSPDLDPRNCTLCLRRAVQYLSGCCGQARVTSANILFPKCLLNYNISALQRSRGVING; this is encoded by the coding sequence atgacAAGAATAATTACACACTTTGCTATTGTCCTGGTTTGCTTCTTCTTACTCTCTCTACAAACCATGTCCCAATCTGTAGAAATAACGTATGGTTGCAACCAAACCTCCACCACTTTCAATAATTCTAGCGCTTATCGATCAAACCTAGAAACTGTCCTCTCTACCCTTCGCGACCGTTCTTCCCTCGGAAGCTATGCCAACACCACGGCCGGTCTTAGCCCAAACACAGTCTATGGCATGTTCCTCTGCAGAGGAGACATCAATAGAGCATCTTGTTCAAACTGTGTCCGTTCCGCAACGTCAAACGTCGATGAAACTTGCAATTCTGACAAAGGAAATTTCATATTCTATGATGAATGTATTGTTCGGTACTCAAACTTCTCTTTCTTCACGCTCTTCGAGGATGGACCTGCCTTCGGTAGATTCTCTATGCTCAGTTCTTCAGAATATCCTGAAATTTTCAACCAAACACTTAGTGGAATACTAAACGAGCTCATCCTCAGAGCctcctcatcttcatcatcaccgATTCCATATTTTGTGGAGGATCAAGAACATGTTACTCAATTGGAAAGTTCTTATGATTTAAAGGCCATCGTCCAGTGTAGTCCTGATCTTGATCCACGAAACTGCACCCTGTGCTTGAGACGTGCAGTCCAATATTTATCTGGATGTTGCGGCCAAGCTCGTGTGACATCGgctaatatattatttcctAAATGTCTTCTCAATTATAACATCTCCGCGTTGCAACGGAGTCGTGGCGTTATAAATGGttag
- the LOC103859992 gene encoding putative cysteine-rich repeat secretory protein 5 isoform X2, with the protein MTRIITHFAIVLVCFFLLSLQTMSQSVEITYGCNQTSTTFNNSSAYRSNLETVLSTLRDRSSLGSYANTTAGLSPNTVYGMFLCRGDINRASCSNCVRSATSNVDETCNSDKGNFIFYDECIVRYSNFSFFTLFEDGPAFGRFSMLSSSEYPEIFNQTLSGILNELILRASSSSSSPIPYFVEDQEHVTQLESSYDLKAIVQCSPDLDPRNCTLCLRRAVQYLSGCCGQARVTSANILFPKCLLNYNISALQRNKSFLSVCFTGNEILGRSFIAIMTALVLASTDL; encoded by the exons atgacAAGAATAATTACACACTTTGCTATTGTCCTGGTTTGCTTCTTCTTACTCTCTCTACAAACCATGTCCCAATCTGTAGAAATAACGTATGGTTGCAACCAAACCTCCACCACTTTCAATAATTCTAGCGCTTATCGATCAAACCTAGAAACTGTCCTCTCTACCCTTCGCGACCGTTCTTCCCTCGGAAGCTATGCCAACACCACGGCCGGTCTTAGCCCAAACACAGTCTATGGCATGTTCCTCTGCAGAGGAGACATCAATAGAGCATCTTGTTCAAACTGTGTCCGTTCCGCAACGTCAAACGTCGATGAAACTTGCAATTCTGACAAAGGAAATTTCATATTCTATGATGAATGTATTGTTCGGTACTCAAACTTCTCTTTCTTCACGCTCTTCGAGGATGGACCTGCCTTCGGTAGATTCTCTATGCTCAGTTCTTCAGAATATCCTGAAATTTTCAACCAAACACTTAGTGGAATACTAAACGAGCTCATCCTCAGAGCctcctcatcttcatcatcaccgATTCCATATTTTGTGGAGGATCAAGAACATGTTACTCAATTGGAAAGTTCTTATGATTTAAAGGCCATCGTCCAGTGTAGTCCTGATCTTGATCCACGAAACTGCACCCTGTGCTTGAGACGTGCAGTCCAATATTTATCTGGATGTTGCGGCCAAGCTCGTGTGACATCGgctaatatattatttcctAAATGTCTTCTCAATTATAACATCTCCGCGTTGCAACG taataaaagcTTTTTATCTGTCTGTTTTACAGGAAACGAAATATTAGGGAGATCGTTTATTGCAATTATGACAGCTTTGGTGTTAGCATCAACAGATTTATGA
- the LOC103859991 gene encoding probable E3 ubiquitin protein ligase DRIPH: protein MVMEKKMTVLKAKRQDMKACFSCPICNNLYDRATTISECLHTFCKRCIEDKLVVENLKACPVCNVDLGVAPLDKLRSDNMWDELRIKVFKQKPKSVKAAAATIETASASLTYSRKKKTVTSPRASNSPEPTPDGALESEKLEEEMEAVSLNQSSCALVSNFRRRVRKNLAPKRNENPLEPQQLHVESDNGFEIVLNFEQDNGLAGALTSNGCIQKVPVSSDDLGKPLSNGKESNGTALNVETVITTNGNTEEVTGEANENNVLVSSENVPKEVSGEKPKSNGVEKQENVSTISAGKKGKGKAYAQRVLRPRKQGNMSSDGASEAAVSKEAEDKVEGSNKKVWLSLIAAANQNTERPLLPQISNAYIRTDGNLTVSYVKKYLANKLGLQSEDQVEIWLRQEPVCSTQKLHNLVDWWVQSTPVAERKSAMVGSSGAEFVMVLHYSGSHLCE, encoded by the exons ATGGtaatggagaagaagatgactGTTTTGAAGGCGAAGAGGCAGGACATGAAGGCATGCTTCTCTTGTCCTATCTGTAACAATCTCTACGACCGTGCCACCACCATCTCCGAGTGCCTCCACACAT TTTGCAAGAGATGCATAGAAGACAAGCTGGTAGTAGAGAATCTGAAAGCTTGTCCTGTCTGCAATGTTGATCTTGGTGTTGCTCCTCTTGATAAACTCAG GTCGGATAACATGTGGGATGAGTTGAGGATAAAGGTCTTCAAACAAAAGCCAAAAAGCGTAAAGGCAGCAGCAGCAACCATTGAGACTGCTTCAGCATCTTTGACATACTCCAGAAAGAAGAAGACGGTTACTTCACCTAGAGCATCAAACTCACCTGAACCAACTCCTGATGGTGCGTTGGAAAGTGAGAAGCTTGAGGAGGAAATGGAAGCGGTTTCTCTGAACCAGAGCTCGTGCGCACTAGTTTCGAATTTCAGGAGGCGTGTGAGGAAAAACCTGGCGCCTAAAAGGAATGAGAACCCATTGGAACCGCAGCAGCTTCATGTGGAAAGCGACAATGGTTTTGAGATTGTTCTCAACTTTGAACAAGACAATGGTTTG GCTGGCGCATTGACATCTAATGGATGCATACAAAAGGTTCCAGTTTCATCTGATGATCTTGGCAAGCCTTTGAGTAATGGTAAGGAGAGTAACGGTACCGCACTGAATGTTGAGACTGTGATAACTACAAATGGCAATACAGAGGAAGTCACTGGTGAAGCAAATGAAAACAATGTTCTGGTAAGCTCTGAAAACGTTCCAAAGGAAGTCTCTGGTGAGAAACCGAAGAGCAATGGTGTAGAGAAGCAAGAAAATGTCTCTACTATCTCAGCAGGTAAGAAGGGGAAAGGAAAAGCATATGCTCAGCGGGTTTTGAGACCGCGAAAGCAGGGGAATATGAGTTCAGATGGTGCATCAGAAGCTGCCGTTTCTAAAGAAGCAGAAGACAAAGTTGAAGGAAGTAACAAGAAAGTTTGGCTTTCACTAATAGCTGCAGCGAATCA GAACACAGAGAGGCCACTACTGCCACAAATCTCCAATGCCTACATACGAAC AGATGGAAACTTAACTGTCTCATATGTCAAGAAGTATCTAGCGAATAAGCTCGGTCTCCAAAGCGAAGACCAA GTGGAGATATGGCTGAGGCAAGAGCCTGTGTGTTCGACGCAGAAGCTGCATAACTTGGTGGATTGGTGGGTCCAGTCTACTCCAGTTGCTGAGAGAAAAAGCGCCATGGTTGGGAGCTCCGGTGCTGAATTTGTCATGGTCCTACACTACAGTGGCTCTCACCTCTGTGAATAG